A window from Deltaproteobacteria bacterium encodes these proteins:
- a CDS encoding triose-phosphate isomerase has protein sequence MRDFLYAANWKLNKSPKEAKTFLGDFLGRIPVGGLGSSAHGGKKQVVLFVPALTLSAVVESLGGAQAIQVGLQNAHAEPKGAFTGENSAAVAMEMGAKWLLVGHSERRALFGETDLDTAKKVAAAFQAGMTAMLCVGESLAEREAGKTLEIVRRQLYAVLQDASLKSKVVTEKKFVIAYEPVWAIGTGKVATPEQASEVHQAIRGILLAELGEKTAQSISILYGGSVKPDNAKAIGAMPDIDGFLVGGASLEPASFAGLF, from the coding sequence ATGCGAGACTTTCTTTACGCCGCAAATTGGAAGCTCAACAAGTCACCGAAAGAGGCCAAAACTTTCCTTGGCGATTTTTTAGGTCGAATTCCGGTTGGCGGTTTAGGATCGTCTGCACACGGCGGGAAAAAACAAGTGGTTCTTTTTGTTCCGGCGCTGACGCTTTCGGCGGTGGTTGAATCCTTAGGTGGGGCGCAAGCTATTCAAGTCGGTTTGCAAAACGCCCACGCAGAACCCAAGGGTGCTTTCACTGGCGAAAACTCTGCTGCGGTCGCCATGGAAATGGGTGCCAAGTGGCTGCTGGTTGGTCACAGCGAAAGGCGCGCGCTTTTTGGCGAAACCGACTTGGATACCGCAAAGAAAGTTGCTGCCGCATTCCAGGCGGGTATGACCGCGATGTTGTGCGTGGGGGAATCACTAGCGGAACGAGAAGCGGGAAAGACACTGGAAATCGTTCGCCGTCAACTGTATGCCGTACTTCAAGATGCATCGCTAAAATCGAAAGTCGTAACGGAAAAAAAGTTTGTCATTGCTTACGAACCTGTGTGGGCGATTGGGACGGGTAAAGTCGCGACTCCGGAACAAGCTTCTGAAGTTCACCAAGCCATTCGCGGAATTTTGCTTGCCGAGCTCGGCGAAAAAACGGCCCAGAGTATTTCGATTCTCTATGGTGGAAGCGTTAAGCCTGATAACGCAAAAGCAATAGGCGCGATGCCCGATATCGATGGCTTCTTGGTCGGAGGGGCGTCGTTGGAGCCCGCTTCTTTTGCCGGGCTATTTTAA